aactagtaacaaaAATGTTGAACAGAtaagtgtattacttacatcattctgttcagtcgttctcctaatatgcaggagaataggattcttgccacaccccttcctcccgctctccagctgctgattgacagttgactgcctatacacagcatggatagataactgccaatcacaactggtgggtggagttttctacttctcatgaatatccaggactactgggctcatgcacataatggagaggactacttattgtacatgttattcaggaggatatctccgaatcagctgcacagaacaatgtaaggaaaAACTACTTTTATCAACATGGCAGGGCAGGACGGGCCGTCAAACCCCTGTATTGCTGGCACTGTGGTGTGGAGGTACTCATGACGTGCCCAGCTCGGGGCGTCGGCCTGTCTCCTGGTGCCAGTATTTAGAGGAAAAATGACTTTTATCAATGcttcagtgccctaggcctgcagcgcctctctcctcGCCTCCATTCACTTTCAGCACACCCCTGGATGGAGGCGGGGAGAGGTGCTGCATGCCTAGGGCACTGAAGCATTGATAAAAGTCATTTTTCCTCTAAATACTGGCACCAGGAGACAGGCCGACGCCCCGAGCTGGGCACGGCATGAGTACCTCTACACCACGGTGCCAGCGATACAGGGGCGGCAAAGtgctggtacagtcactttacagagttactctttttttttcaaatctactggtgtttGAAAAGTATACAGAATAGTAAATTAATATAAGAAAAACTCatacctttcagtacttatcagctgctgcatgccctgcaggaagtggtttattctttccagtctgacacagtgctctctgctgccacctctgtccatgaactatccagagcaggaaaggttttctagggggatttgctactaccttggacagttgctgtcatggacagaggtggcagcagagagcgctgtgtcagactggaaagaataaaggacatacagcagctgataagtactggaagtcttgagttctttaaataaaagtaatttacaaatctatataactttctgacatcagttcatttgaaaactttttttttctagagtatccctttaaattgccAGAACATACTAGTGCAAGAATACCCACTTAGTGTAACCATTGGGCATGGGATCATGtgtctgcctatctatctatcaatcgatcaatctatctatctatctatctatctatctatctatctatctatctatctatctatcttcatttTTTATCTCTGTACTATGTCAGTACTTGTGAGGAGTATCCAGCatgtacgtatatatatatatatatatatatatatatatatatatatatatatatatctgtatgataaTAAGTGAAGCTTCTCCTTTTGATAAACAGCTGCACAGAACTCCTCTTGTATCCACGTGCccatgtgaatgaatggaatgttGTCCGTGTTATTTCCTATTGGCTGACTATATCCTTCCAGATGTTTCCAGCGTCTGCATAAATAACCTTCAAATGATTTAAGGTGCAGTGAAACACCGTATTTAGTTCTACGACATCGACGGAGATCAGGGGGGGAAGAAATATTGGGAGAAATGTCTCTGGTTGTTTATTTTGCGGTCATATTCTTATGTCTTGGATTTATGGATCAAGAGGCGGATGGAGCTTTCATGCAAAAGTTGGCCAAGAAGAAACTTTGTGCCGACGATGAATGTGTTTGTAAGTCTGCCAGGGACGtaaattttaatgtaattttttaaaaattatgttACTGGGGCTTTATATTCTCATGGAGCGGTAATCTCTTGATAAATGTTCTTTGGTTTATTActagacctttttttttcttttaagtgcaTTAATATTGGATCTTTCTAATTTCCCAGTTTTTAGCTTGAATATCTATGAGATTATTTCCTTCCTTATTTTTCCTGTTCCAAATACGAAATAAATTTATTTATGTGGTTACGCAATGTCTTGTAATGTCACCCTGTCTGGGTGTTTGTATAACGATAGACATATGGACTGCCTGcctatgtatgtctgcagtaggaTTCTAATTGTcttattttcttttttggttaGATATATTATTTGACTTTGTTCTTTATACAGTATTTACTATAGATATTGCTTATAGCCAGGGGGATTTTTCACTTTAGCCTTGTTTCCTCTGCTCAGATACGGATTTATGCACATACCGAGGGGAAGAACAAGCTCGGAATATTAATTCAATCAAAACAAACTTTTTGGCCAGTTTAAGGTCACGGAAATAGTGTGAAAGCTccttattttttatgtattttagatGCTATATCCCTTGGGAGAGCTGAGGATGATTACAATGCTCCAGACTGCAGATTTATAAACATCAAGAGGGGCGAGCTGGTCTATGTCTATACTAAGCTAGTAAAAGAAGATGATGATGCCGGGGAGTTTTGGTCTGGAAGTGTAAGATTATATTTGACAAGGTTTTATTTCAAACTTTATATAATACACAAAGTTACTGAGTTATAGAGTTTTACTAAAGAAACTCTTACATATATGGTGTTCTCTACCATTAGGGCAAGTAAAAAAAGACCCAGCTATAGAATTTTTAATTGCATACAATGGGGGCACTTGCTAAATTAAACTGGCATGAAAAAGTGGTAAATTGGTGTACAACACCATTTTAAGCAAAACATATCTAGTTTTGCGCAGCTTGTGCTTCTTCAGACAAAGGTGTTGTCTTCCATGACTTGGCAGATTAGCACAAATTGGCTCAAATTCTAGCTGAAACCTAGTCATTTGACATAAACAGATTTATTACCCGTAACAAGGACCAATCGATGATGCAGAAAATTAATTGTTGAGGAAACTgtccagccataggctgtatccatatttaccAGGACTGCCTAAGGTGgtgtccaacttctccagatgcctgTAATCAAATGgcgagcatttgggtttggagaagttgccgaacatgaacagtttcctcaagtcttgtcaacattaaaggggtactcccgcacctgacattttttcttaaagagctggggaggaggtggctgacccTAACTACATGCAAATACCTCCCTGATTGCAGCACTTGGGTCCGCTCTCGGCCCCTCAGGTTCCCGGTCCCCCGGCCGCTTCTTTGTCTGAGCAGCAAcctggattctggctaggtgggagcaatgcctagtagagccataagagaaacagatcgctgatctcagggagaccagccaaacgataacactacCGGCtgcttggtggtttccttacaggagccgccttttggctgggtccttcccggagggatatctgcctagtcctgtgtttcgggactcttcaatgaggctccacgggctcttcttttgcatattcctgtttcccagggggcaatgcacctatgaattcactgcattgagcgcttttgctagcagccggcagtgttatcatttggctggtctccctgagatcagtgatcagtttcactttgggaacatagcagggaaaTGCAGCCCTCTCATAATATAGACGGCCACTAATGATGATTATAAGCATCCACCTACATTACGAGACTGACACCTATTTTTATGAGACTGCCGCCTTTCccctgggaacatagccctagtaTGACCCCACTTATAATTGCCAGAATTATCCAGGGAAGGCTAAACTAGAGTTTCCTTCAAAAGGTTTGTCTCCTGATGGTCACTTTGTCCATTATGCTTTTAAGAGGTATTGTGCTATTAGAACCTTATACTTAAACAACTATTACCCCAAGACATATAGCTTGTACTGCTTCAGCATGCACACCTTTGCTTGACTCACACCTGAAGGGATGTTGTGTAGTCCTTTTCAGTGTGGTATTGTCTCGGCAGCTCTCGGttcctcctttccttctgagaagACACATCCTCCTCTGATCTATTGGGAGGCCatgctggatcttgtctctgagctcaagCCCTGCTCCCTGAGTTATGACAAAATCTGTGACCTTCGGCTTACTACTCTTTGTTATATACACATTTACAACATATATATAGAAGAGGTATTCAAAACTCACAAAGTTGTCCCCTATCTGTAgaataagggataacaagcttattggttggggtctgaccactgggactccCATCAAAAACAGAGGAAAGCTGTCCCTGGAACGAATGGAGCGTACGTTTGGCCAACTCTAGATTAATTTTTATATAGTGCTTcgagctatcctgtggatagaggattccCCTGTGACTGTTCTCTTTCTAATTGTAGTCTATGTCTGATAGGTCTATAGTGACAAGTACAGAGATCAGGAAGGACTCGTTGGGTATTTTCCAAGTGGTCTCATAACTGAGTTGAGTGTCTATCAGGACGATCTCAAAGAATACCCCACTACGGTAAGTTTCAGTATCTTTTGGCTTTTATTTGTTGTTGATCAAACCAGATCATTGTCCTGGCTAGGGAGGTCTAGATAACTGGAACTTCACCCAAGACCTTTGACTTTACTTCAAGtattaaaacacacaaaaactaaAATCCTAATACAAAGGTAGAGATAATATAACATAGAATGAACAGGTTGCTCATAACCGAGATTGGTAATATGAAAGtcctgctgagaccccctctaaTCATTAGTCATAGTCAGGTGAAGTAAGCGGCTCCATTCTCCAGTCCCTGGCTTGGTGAATTGTCTAACAGATTACAGGAGATGGgcttcattacagtctatggagctCGCCTCCTGCACACAGGTGGACTGCACACTGAATCAGGAAGTGAAGCTCTGGGCTGCACACTTCACCTGGCTACAACTaatgatcagaggggtcagcacgAGACCTGAACAATTTAAACTTTTAATGTGTCTgtgtaaatgacagtaacacctaGATCATAGGGTTTTCACTGTGGTCTCTTAACACTGGAATATGGGTTGTAGTATACCTTTCTGGTTTGTGGGAAGATACAACCTAGCCCAGCCTCTCTCTACTTTTTCTCTTCTACTTAGTCCAGCCCCTCAGGCTGAGCAGATCCAGTTCGGTAGAGTCTAGTTTAGAGTGAGGAAGGGTAAGGATCACCTTACCACCTACCTTCCATTAGTTAGGCCTCACCACCCTAGACCTCATGGGATTCTAATACTCCTGTTAAGATAAGCCTACATTCTCAGGAGCATTACCTATCACTAGCTGAGGAATTACAGAATGATCTGTGTTACAGTTGATCATATCAAGAATTTGGGGTGAAGTTGTGCAAGGACCCCATAGCACATCTAGAGCTTCAGGTTATGCATAGAGATGTTAATGCTGTAACTTATACATTTACCTTAAGAGCATTGTGTCTCCACACACTTTAATCCTTATTTTGCTGCATTCTGATGACCTGATATTCCTTTTATCCCTGGGTGAATTTCCAAGAATGGGAGTTTGGACACTGGTAGCATCACCAATACCTAGTTCTGTCTAAATGATAGTATTGCTCAATACTATGAGCTTCCATTTTATATTTCCAGTGTGGTTATCTTAAATGCTTTTACCTTTATGAAGCACTATTTCTCTACTTTTAACTAGTTTTGTCATACT
This sequence is a window from Dendropsophus ebraccatus isolate aDenEbr1 chromosome 15, aDenEbr1.pat, whole genome shotgun sequence. Protein-coding genes within it:
- the OTOR gene encoding otoraplin codes for the protein MSLVVYFAVIFLCLGFMDQEADGAFMQKLAKKKLCADDECVYAISLGRAEDDYNAPDCRFINIKRGELVYVYTKLVKEDDDAGEFWSGSVYSDKYRDQEGLVGYFPSGLITELSVYQDDLKEYPTTAIDFYCD